Below is a window of Agathobacter rectalis ATCC 33656 DNA.
ATTATTTTTCCTGCACGAAGCTCATCAAGTGCTTCTTCTACTGTGTTGAATTTCATATTTTATATCCTTTCTCTTATGATTTTGAAGCTGTTCAATTACATAATTTTTTAACCATTCAGCCCACGCACATTTGCAAACCCGCACAATACCCGTGCTTTTATGTTAAAAGCCGTATTTTGCCAGGAAATCTCTTGTTATTACATCCGGTTGTTTTTTATTTTCGCCGGATTTATGTGGTACATTTTCCTTAATTGTCTGTGCTCCTGTCATTTCTTCTGTTATTCCTTCCGACTGCCCTTTAAACAACAGCTTCTCAACATATTTTCCTATGATATCTGTTTCCAGATTTACGACAGCTCCCACTTTTCTGTCCTTTAGCACAGTCTGGCTTACCGTGTGCGGTATCGCTGATATCGAGAAATTATCCTCTGCAACCTTTGCGACTGTGAGGCTTATTCCATCGATTGTGACGGAGCCCTTCTCGACTATATAGCGAATGAGCTGTGGTGCGGCATGTATCGTATACCAGATGGCATTGTCATCCTTTTTGACCTCCACAATCCTGCCTGTTCCGTCAACATGTCCCGACACTATGTGCCCGCCGAATCTGCCATCTGCTGCCATCGCACGCTCCAAATTGACATGTGCTCCTCTCATCGCATTTGCAAGCGATGAACGGTTTAGCGTCTCGTGCATGACATCCGCTGTAAAAGCATGTGGCATGAGCCTTGTGACCGTGAGGCAGATACCGTTTACCGCTATGCTGTCTCCGACCTTTGTTCCAGCTAGCACTTTTTCAGCTCTGATTGTAAGTACTGCTGAGTTTGCTCCACGTGAAATTGTATCTATTGTTCCAACTTCTTCAACTATTCCTGTGAACATTGTGTATCGCCTTTCTTTTTAAATATTCACAACATCACTCTCGATGAGGAAATC
It encodes the following:
- a CDS encoding riboflavin synthase yields the protein MFTGIVEEVGTIDTISRGANSAVLTIRAEKVLAGTKVGDSIAVNGICLTVTRLMPHAFTADVMHETLNRSSLANAMRGAHVNLERAMAADGRFGGHIVSGHVDGTGRIVEVKKDDNAIWYTIHAAPQLIRYIVEKGSVTIDGISLTVAKVAEDNFSISAIPHTVSQTVLKDRKVGAVVNLETDIIGKYVEKLLFKGQSEGITEEMTGAQTIKENVPHKSGENKKQPDVITRDFLAKYGF